From the Natranaeroarchaeum aerophilus genome, one window contains:
- a CDS encoding helicase-related protein, whose amino-acid sequence MLEQSTEKTPRIEDMEAISEYLLDEVTNQATSDHIGHQDAHIGSAPSSTYFSGALSPTRADIEHDDDDIYSRISPSALHMIIRVVREDDGPQVAIKPDFDVFYRIFPRWKDRGIDTEQSVYRKLSPNIEPVTVSLPGPEADIAAIERSLDDAEATIADAIGDALEDVHADIRDDPLQYSSGQVGEQLIDDFHEGEFDDAGTYRKHAAEANRELQTPKFDVRVALDVLNPNDTGPLQLKLSLENIASDAPDPDLIEHTIFGAGLSVSEINDVSFAPFRFTRLPEDYRYDRELEGYGINCSVERVTDAEQETLQTTCLPIHEQYRYRHREPEDDESVPRFQRLADEPLEILRDLKGEMEAYRDRVWSTKVTELEAEYGSSVAEEAREQMADFEAEIKRFERGIQVLEEYEDIRWAFELMNETFDVKVLQDDGSRAYDSWRLFQIVFIVSNLPDLAAREHASLAEEVSPSEEVSLLWFPTGGGKTEAYLGLVVTAMHFDRIRGKNIGLTSMMRYPLRLLSLQQFQRITELFMYADEIRERHSLGGDRYSVGYLTGGTENKLRDLIKKEFAQSSLDARDSAKNLQKAQELADRWKNDSLHNISREGHQFLNKCPKCSGDVITEFNPDKLTVDHTCINNECSWDRLPIYVIDNEIYRHLPTMVIGTQDKLAALGYERKFRLLLGHVEERCPDHGFTDGTECTEKYFCSIDADEHQSLYPKDPVPGLQIQDELHLVKEELGTFESHYWSAMEKVIEWSNHEKPKLIAATATIEAYENQISHLYQRDATLFPVPGPEYRESFYATEDPNEVQRYFLGITPWNRSHINSVVSILEAQQRAVQDLRDNFEAAEDLSIEDFNTIDTLSELSDLLSFYETAVNYVISKKEGARIYTSIETQINEDLTRDGYDEIDRMSLSGDSSFQAVSEMLDRFESLPDNPDTDTEEVIIATSTISHGVDLDALNFMIFFGMPRRTAEYIQSSSRVGRKYPGIIVDAFHPIRERDRSHFHYFDKYHEYQDWLVEPVPVNRWAKFSVKRTLPGLFMSLLLQKHYTEIYQEIGSPYQTKTIAKAHAQGMISEKELIEDLCEIYGTDKHKSPVFRDVIERKVTQFMSAIDSKQKNFVSDSLPGDHGTMFSLRDVDQSVQVFPTREDGHIVENLADKGGEN is encoded by the coding sequence ATGCTTGAACAGTCAACGGAAAAAACGCCGCGCATCGAGGATATGGAAGCTATCTCCGAGTACCTACTGGACGAGGTAACTAATCAAGCAACTTCAGATCATATTGGCCATCAAGACGCACACATTGGGAGTGCTCCATCGAGTACCTATTTTTCGGGGGCGCTGTCACCGACTCGTGCGGATATCGAGCATGATGACGATGATATCTATTCTCGAATCTCACCAAGTGCACTGCACATGATCATTCGTGTGGTTCGAGAAGATGACGGGCCACAGGTGGCAATCAAGCCGGATTTTGATGTCTTCTATCGAATCTTTCCACGGTGGAAAGACCGGGGCATCGACACAGAACAGTCAGTCTATCGAAAACTGTCTCCCAATATAGAGCCTGTCACAGTATCGCTGCCGGGGCCGGAAGCAGATATAGCAGCTATAGAGCGATCGCTGGACGATGCGGAAGCCACGATTGCAGATGCAATTGGTGATGCATTAGAAGATGTGCATGCAGACATTCGTGATGATCCGCTCCAGTACAGCAGTGGTCAGGTTGGGGAGCAGTTGATCGATGATTTTCATGAGGGTGAGTTCGACGACGCCGGAACCTATCGTAAGCATGCCGCAGAGGCTAACCGCGAATTACAGACTCCCAAGTTCGATGTGCGAGTAGCACTCGATGTGCTGAATCCGAATGACACAGGGCCATTACAATTGAAGCTCAGTCTGGAAAATATCGCCAGTGATGCTCCGGACCCAGACCTGATCGAGCACACGATCTTCGGTGCTGGCCTTTCAGTGTCCGAAATCAATGATGTCTCGTTTGCCCCGTTCCGGTTTACGCGGCTGCCAGAAGACTACCGCTATGACCGCGAACTGGAGGGGTACGGGATTAACTGTTCAGTTGAACGCGTCACAGATGCGGAACAAGAAACGCTCCAGACTACCTGTCTGCCGATTCACGAGCAGTATCGGTATCGACATCGAGAACCGGAGGATGATGAGTCAGTACCCCGATTCCAGCGATTGGCTGATGAGCCACTGGAGATCCTGCGAGATTTGAAGGGTGAAATGGAAGCCTATCGCGACCGGGTCTGGAGTACGAAAGTTACAGAACTGGAAGCGGAATACGGATCTTCGGTGGCTGAGGAGGCCCGTGAGCAGATGGCAGATTTTGAGGCCGAGATTAAGCGGTTTGAACGCGGAATCCAGGTACTCGAGGAATACGAGGATATTCGATGGGCGTTCGAGTTGATGAACGAAACGTTCGACGTGAAAGTGCTACAGGATGATGGGTCCCGGGCGTATGATTCGTGGAGGCTTTTCCAGATTGTATTTATAGTCTCCAATCTGCCAGACCTTGCTGCCCGCGAACACGCCAGTCTCGCGGAGGAAGTATCGCCGAGCGAGGAGGTAAGTCTGCTCTGGTTCCCCACTGGCGGAGGGAAAACGGAGGCGTATCTCGGCCTCGTTGTGACGGCTATGCATTTTGACCGAATTCGAGGGAAGAATATCGGTTTAACGTCGATGATGCGGTATCCGTTGCGGCTATTGAGTCTCCAGCAGTTCCAGCGGATCACGGAACTGTTTATGTACGCGGATGAAATCCGCGAACGGCACTCGCTTGGTGGAGACCGCTATTCGGTCGGATATCTAACGGGAGGGACGGAAAATAAACTACGTGATCTGATCAAGAAAGAATTTGCACAGAGCAGTCTTGATGCGAGAGACTCGGCCAAGAATCTCCAGAAAGCACAGGAGCTAGCGGACCGCTGGAAGAACGATTCCTTGCATAATATCTCTCGTGAAGGCCACCAGTTCCTGAACAAATGTCCGAAATGTAGTGGTGATGTGATCACTGAATTTAATCCAGATAAATTAACTGTCGATCATACGTGCATCAATAATGAGTGTAGCTGGGATCGGTTGCCAATCTACGTCATCGACAACGAAATCTACCGGCACCTGCCGACGATGGTTATCGGCACGCAGGATAAACTCGCAGCACTTGGGTACGAGCGGAAATTCCGGCTGCTCCTCGGGCACGTTGAGGAACGCTGTCCAGATCATGGGTTTACTGATGGGACAGAATGCACAGAGAAGTACTTCTGCTCGATTGACGCTGATGAACATCAGTCATTGTACCCGAAGGATCCGGTGCCCGGGCTCCAGATTCAGGACGAGCTTCACCTTGTCAAAGAAGAACTGGGTACATTTGAATCGCATTACTGGAGTGCAATGGAGAAAGTCATCGAATGGAGCAACCACGAGAAACCGAAATTGATCGCGGCTACAGCGACGATCGAAGCCTATGAGAATCAGATCTCGCATCTCTATCAGCGAGACGCCACACTGTTTCCAGTCCCCGGACCCGAATATCGGGAATCGTTTTACGCTACTGAGGACCCCAATGAAGTCCAGCGATATTTTCTTGGAATTACCCCGTGGAATCGATCACACATCAACAGTGTTGTCAGCATTCTTGAGGCTCAGCAACGCGCGGTTCAAGATCTGCGGGACAACTTTGAGGCAGCCGAGGACCTCTCAATCGAGGATTTCAACACTATTGATACATTGAGCGAACTCAGTGATTTGCTTAGCTTCTATGAGACCGCCGTGAATTATGTTATTAGCAAGAAAGAAGGCGCTCGGATCTACACCTCTATTGAAACTCAGATTAATGAGGATCTCACCAGAGACGGATACGACGAGATCGATCGAATGTCTCTCAGCGGGGACAGCAGTTTCCAGGCCGTTTCGGAGATGCTTGATCGATTTGAATCCCTGCCCGATAACCCCGATACGGACACTGAGGAAGTCATCATTGCGACCAGCACGATCAGCCACGGTGTCGACCTAGATGCTCTGAACTTCATGATTTTCTTCGGAATGCCTCGCCGGACTGCCGAATATATCCAGTCCAGCAGTCGTGTGGGCCGAAAATACCCCGGTATTATCGTTGACGCGTTCCACCCGATCCGTGAACGTGATCGTAGTCACTTCCATTATTTTGATAAATATCATGAATATCAAGACTGGCTTGTCGAGCCAGTGCCAGTCAATCGGTGGGCAAAGTTCAGTGTGAAACGAACCCTCCCCGGCCTGTTCATGTCCTTGCTCCTCCAGAAGCACTACACCGAGATTTATCAAGAAATCGGGTCTCCCTACCAGACAAAAACGATCGCAAAGGCACACGCCCAGGGGATGATTTCCGAAAAAGAATTAATCGAAGATCTTTGCGAGATATATGGTACTGATAAACACAAGAGCCCGGTCTTTAGAGACGTTATCGAGAGGAAAGTCACTCAGTTCATGAGCGCAATCGACAGCAAACAAAAGAACTTCGTCAGTGATAGTCTTCCCGGCGACCATGGAACCATGTTCAGCCTCCGAGATGTCGACCAGTCAGTTCAGGTATTCCCAACCCGAGAGGATGGACACATCGTAGAAAATCTGGCCGACAAAGGGGGTGAGAACTGA
- a CDS encoding phospholipase D-like domain-containing protein has protein sequence MDVKSIAHLSDNLQSLGVPPRMFGAVIEYCAGAVEGGVTVDAISDELGVSRELTRTVLKRLVLVDALALSEEDGVYKINYNVFDTVIERIHWFSSMENQDAIDSILTESPAEIEVVTSSPSGIEGIPHSSITGRMIEMIAGASERVVVVNPFFTDGGLDLLLDAFVAATARGVSLRMITRDIEKGDQSNADDIGRLASRIRDGGQLEKFSVFEIDTTAFQDASLHAKAMVVDSHRSYVGSANLTNQSLQNAVEMGLYLEGVPVEQINSYLEQCCNSDLFCSVDIESVL, from the coding sequence ATGGACGTTAAGTCAATCGCACATCTCTCGGACAACCTGCAGTCGTTGGGTGTTCCGCCGCGAATGTTTGGTGCAGTGATTGAGTACTGTGCTGGGGCCGTTGAGGGTGGCGTAACAGTTGATGCGATTTCTGATGAACTTGGTGTATCGCGGGAACTGACTCGGACAGTGCTAAAACGGCTGGTATTGGTAGATGCTTTAGCGCTGAGTGAGGAAGACGGAGTGTATAAAATTAATTATAACGTGTTCGACACGGTGATTGAGCGAATTCATTGGTTTTCGTCTATGGAAAACCAAGATGCTATTGACTCTATTCTTACAGAGTCTCCTGCAGAGATCGAAGTGGTAACGAGTTCGCCGTCAGGAATTGAGGGAATTCCGCACTCCAGTATTACGGGCAGGATGATAGAAATGATCGCGGGAGCATCGGAAAGGGTTGTTGTAGTGAACCCATTTTTCACTGATGGTGGGCTTGATCTGTTACTGGATGCATTCGTTGCTGCTACAGCACGGGGGGTGTCACTGCGGATGATCACGCGAGATATCGAAAAAGGTGATCAGTCAAATGCAGATGACATTGGACGTTTAGCGTCACGGATTCGTGATGGTGGACAACTGGAGAAATTCAGTGTGTTTGAGATTGATACGACAGCGTTCCAAGATGCGTCGTTGCATGCTAAGGCAATGGTGGTAGACAGTCACCGATCGTATGTTGGTAGTGCTAATCTTACTAATCAGAGTCTGCAAAATGCTGTTGAAATGGGGTTGTATCTGGAAGGGGTCCCTGTAGAGCAGATTAATTCGTATCTCGAACAGTGCTGTAACTCAGACCTGTTTTGTTCCGTCGATATAGAGTCAGTCCTGTAG